From the Lysinibacillus fusiformis genome, the window TTTCTCATTACTTTATCTAATTTATCAGCCTTTTCATCTGTCAGCTCTCTAGTAGCTCTTCGATATTCAACTGAGTCCATTATTTTATATACGGGAAAATATCGTTCTAAGTTTACCTCTTCTTCCTTTAAAGGTATAAACAAACTTTTAGTATCTTCTAGGGACCCTTCCATATCAAAATAAATATCAATCCACTCTGGATTTTCAGCTGCTAAAATATCTCTATTAAATAGAGCACATAAAGAAGTTAGTCTTTGTTGCCCATCTAAAACATATTGATAAGTTTGCATTCCATTTAATTCAGGAGAATCAAAACTCCCCACTTTTTTATCATATTTTAAGAGGTTTGAGGTTTCCCAGAATAATACATTACCGATAGGAAAGCCTTTATATAAACTGTCATATAACAAACCTACTTGTTCGGCAGTCCAAACAAATCCTCGTTGAAATGCTGGAATTCTTACGGTTCCCTTTTTTACCTGGCTATATAAATCTTCAATTGTAATATTACTTTGTTCCAAAATAAACCCCACCTTCCATGTTAAATTATAACATATGAAGGCTTTGAATTTTATTATAAATTCCTAACTATGTTACTATTTAGGAATTCAACAATATTGAAAAACCTCACTTACTTATGATACGGTTCACCCTTCATAATCCTAAAACTACGATAAATCTGCTCGACTAGCACGAGCTTCATGAGCTGGTGAGGAAGTGTCATCTTACCAAAAGATTGCTGCTCATCTGCACGCTTTAACACATCATCATGCAGACCGAGGGAGCCGCCGATGACGAAGGCGATTTTGCTTTTGCCGTAGGTCATGAGAGATTCGATATCAGCTGCCATTTGTTCGGAGGTTTTCATTTTGCCGTTGATGGCTAGGGCGATTACGTAGGCATCTGGACTGATTTTCGCTAGGATGCGTTCTCCCTCTTTTTTCTTGACGATGTCCATTTCAGCTTCACTTAGTTGTTCAGGTGCCTTTTCGTCTGGCACTTCAATCAAATCCATTTTTGCATAGCCGCCAAGACGTTTTACGTACTCATCGATCCCCATTTTTAAGTACTTTTCTTTTAGTTTGCCGACTGATACAATCGTTATATTCACACGTTATCCACCTTTACAATTCATTTACAAACAAATTATCCACAAAAGTTATCAACATATCCACATGTCACTTCTATATATTGTGTAAAGTTATTTACTTGATACAATATATTCTGCTGGCTGTTCACAGTAGCTACACTTTGTGGATAACTTTTCACCCTCTTCGATTTTATCCATAATTGGGAACACTTTTTGCTCTGCTACAAACATGTCTAAAGCGTGATTTATATGGCTTTCACAGCTGTATTTTTCCATTTTTTGATGTCTCCTTATTTTCCGAAATTTCCACAAACTTATTCACAAATCAGTCTATGTTATCCACAATCTATTGTAACAAAGGAATGGCATGTATGGAAGAAGCGCCTTTTACTCACGATTTCCTGTGTAGTATTAGTATTCACAATTTTCTAGTTATCCACAATATTTCATAAAAGTATTTTCTCCATCCTCACAAAAAAGCGATGGAGATTGATTAAATCTCCACCGCTCTTCATATTCTTTACATTGTATTACCGTTTGTTAATGTTAGTGATAGTTCGACTAATTTACCTTGACGGTAAACTTTTAACGTTAATTTATCACCAATTTTTTTGTCATTATATAAATGTTTGCGTAAATCAATAGTTGTTTCGATTTTTTGACCATCCATTTCAACAATAACATCATATTGTTGGACTCCTGCTTTTGATGCTGCTGAGTTATTGATTACATCTGTTACCACAACACCCGTTGTCACTTCCGTAGGTAATTTTAATGTTTGTTGCTGATAGAATGATGGCACATCTGTTAAATCTGCTAAAGAAACTCCCATTGTTGGACGTTCCATTTTACCGTTTTTCTCTAATTCCTCAATAATTGGAATAGCTGAGTTAATAGGAATAGAGAAACCTAAACCTTCAACAGAGGATTCAGCAATTTTCATGGAGTTAATCCCTACTAATTCCCCAGCTAAGTTCACTAGTGCTCCACCACTATTCCCTGGGTTAATTGCTGCATCTGTTTGTAATACTTCTTGTTGCCAGTCTTCTGTCCCATCACCATTTAAGTCTACTGGTACAGAACGGTCTTTACCAGAAACAACACCTTTTGTAACAGAGCCATAGAAATCTAAGCCAAGTGGATTACCGATTGCTATAACTGTTTCGCCTTGTTTTAGCACATCAGAGTTACCGAAAGTTGCTACTGTTTTTACATTCTTTGAGCTTATTGAAATAACAGCAAGGTCTGTCCAAACGTCTAGACCTACTAATTGTGCAGGTTCTTTTGTTCCATCCGGCATTGTGACCTCTAACTGTTTTGCCCCTTCAATAACGTGGTTATTTGTGACAATAAAGGCTTTGTCACCTTCGATTTTATAAATAACA encodes:
- the rlmH gene encoding 23S rRNA (pseudouridine(1915)-N(3))-methyltransferase RlmH; the protein is MNITIVSVGKLKEKYLKMGIDEYVKRLGGYAKMDLIEVPDEKAPEQLSEAEMDIVKKKEGERILAKISPDAYVIALAINGKMKTSEQMAADIESLMTYGKSKIAFVIGGSLGLHDDVLKRADEQQSFGKMTLPHQLMKLVLVEQIYRSFRIMKGEPYHK
- a CDS encoding CxxH/CxxC protein, whose amino-acid sequence is MEKYSCESHINHALDMFVAEQKVFPIMDKIEEGEKLSTKCSYCEQPAEYIVSSK
- a CDS encoding S1C family serine protease, whose translation is MSYFQDDDKNSDFLKNDEVPKSPLQERLEREEQEMQTKRLKKKGGGGKGGYFFSGLIGVIIGALLVWLMLPGLVNQMPGTTSSNIEKNNPTINQVATEITTDVTTAVDKASPAVVGITNIQEVTSGGFWSPSSTTTKEAGSGSGVIYKIEGDKAFIVTNNHVIEGAKQLEVTMPDGTKEPAQLVGLDVWTDLAVISISSKNVKTVATFGNSDVLKQGETVIAIGNPLGLDFYGSVTKGVVSGKDRSVPVDLNGDGTEDWQQEVLQTDAAINPGNSGGALVNLAGELVGINSMKIAESSVEGLGFSIPINSAIPIIEELEKNGKMERPTMGVSLADLTDVPSFYQQQTLKLPTEVTTGVVVTDVINNSAASKAGVQQYDVIVEMDGQKIETTIDLRKHLYNDKKIGDKLTLKVYRQGKLVELSLTLTNGNTM